GGGTCTAGTTGAGTGTAAGGATAGTAATCATCAGATTCATCGCGATACTGGCCTTGGTCATCGGTTCCAAACACTCCGTGGTAGCGGCCCACCTTATGATCAATTAGAAAAGTACCGACACGATCTAATCCCAAATCTTCACGTAACAACTTAACACTCTGTTTTAATAGATCGAATTCGGTTCGGGCAGCCGTCAGTTCGGCGACGCCGAGTGCGACTTTACTCATGGCTTGGTGACGGCGAGTCTGTGTCTGTAGTTTATTGAGAATTAGGCCATATTGGTGATCAACGGCACGACGCTTCTCTGCCGCAGTCAGTTTTATATATTGAGTTAGCCAGAATTGTTGTAAAACGGTGGAAAGCATATGCCATTCATCGGCATAAGCTCGAAAATGTTGTTCATCTTCTAGCAATAAAATCAGTACGGTGGAATGCTCTTCCTCAAAAGAAAGACGGCACACCAAACTCGTCCTTTGCTCAATTAATAACGAGTGTGGAATAAGGACAAATCCAGCATCTCTTCTGAGTGTGGAAAGCCATTGCCACCAAGTGCTATCGAGTGTGTCGACAAAGTCAGACTCCATTAAACAAGAGCCTTCATGTAAAGCACAAAGAGTGAGTGCAGCGGGGTGACAGATTTGAGCGCCTGCTATCGGTAATAACGTACTTAAATGCTGGCATAGGAGCTGGGAAACATCGTATTGGCTTATCCCGATATGTTCAAGTTGCAGCAATGATGCTGCGGTTTCGGCCAGTTTTCTAGGCATTTAAGCGACCTATTGATAATGGAACAGATGAAGTGAGGAGTGACTACCAACTTAACTGTAAGCGGTGTCTGGCTACTTATTCGGTTTACAGATCTTGTTGGGCAACAACTATCACAAACTAGGAGTCATCAGAAAGTTTATTCTGTGAAATAAGTCTTTGAGTGTGACATTACAAATTATCTAACCCAAATATTCTGAAAATTTTCAAAGCAGAATGTGAAGTCGATAACACGACTCTGTATGGATGAGAGGGCTGTTCATTCATGAACAGCCCATTCTGTTTAGCGAGTTTTAGGTTGCTGAATGGCTTGGTTAAGCGCTTGTTCTAACTCCTGAACCAAGTCGGGCATTTGTTCTGCCAAGTTGGTGATCTGTCCAACGTCATCCTTTAAATCATAAAGTTGAGGTGAAGATTGGTTACCTTTCTCGTTCCCCGTGTATTGGCAAACAAAGTCATCATCGTGTGCGGGAATATAAGCATAACGTTGGTTTCGGAACACTTTTTTGTACTGCATACCTTCTAGCACCATGTCACTTCGCCCGATAGGATCTTTACCTAACAGGGTGTCGAGTAAAGGTTGGCTATCGGGGGCTTCTGTTTGGGTCAACGGGCGGTTGAGCAACTGAGCGAAGCTATGGTATAGGTCGACCTGATTAAAAAGCGCGGAGCTTTGACCAGAAGCGATTTGCTTCGGCCAACGGACGATAAAGGGAACCCGTGTTCCGCCCTCAAATAAGCTGTATTTCCCGCCTCGTAACGGTCCCGCCATACGATGTTGTCCATTGAGTTCAATGGCTTGATCTTTGTATCCATCGTTAAGTACGGGGCCGTTATCGCTAGAGAAGATCACTAAGGTGTTGTCTTTGAGTCCAAGTTCATCGATTTTTTTGAGGACTTTGCCGATACACCAATCCATTTCAACAATCACATCACCACGCACACCATGTGGGGTCACGCCACGAAATTTAGGGTTAGGAATACGAGGAACGTGCGGCTGATGAAGCGCGTAATACAAGAAGAAGGGCTGTTGCTGATGTTGCTCAATAAAGGATATGGCCTTATCCGCAAAGACTTCTCCCATGGTTTCATCATTCCATAACGCCGATTTACCACCCCGCATATGGCCGATACGGCTAATGCCATTGATGATGGTGCCGTCATGGCCGTGATCGTACATGACGTCCAGCAATTCTGGGTTTTGGCGACCATTGGGTACCTCAGGAAAGGCTTTATCCCAATCATAGGTGACTTCGATAGGGTCGTTGGGGTCGAGATTCGCGACTTGGCGGTTATGGATATAAACACAAGGCACGCGGTCGTTGGTGGCCGCCATAATAAAGGAGTGATCAAAACCAACATCATTCGGTGTACCTTGGATCTCCTGATTAAAATCCAATTCCCCATTGCCTAAGCCAAGATGCCATTTGCCAACAATGCCAGTGGCATAGCCGTGTTCTTGGAACAAATTGGCTAAAGTAGCATCGTCACTGGTAATGATTTGCGCGGCATCACCGGGTAACACCGCAGCATCAGGATTGCGCCAAGGGTAACTGCCCGTCAATAAACTGTAGCGAGAAGGCGTACAGGTTGCGGCAGTGGCGTAGGCTTGATCAAACTTCAGCCCCTCTGCGGCGAGTTGATCCAAATTCGGGGTTGGAATGTGATTCGCGCCATAGCAACTTAAGTCGCCAAAACCTAAATCGTCGGCATACAGAATAATGACATTGGGTTGGGTATTACTCATGAATTATCCTTCATTGATTGAACTGGATAGGGCAGGAGTGAGGCCAAAATGCCTTGTTCTGCCCAAGGATCCTGAATTCGGTGCAGTTCTTCGGCCATCAGTTGTAGGAGTGGTTTGACGAATGAATCCTGAGGCTCAAAGGGTAAATTAGTTAACTGGTACGGATCTGTTTGGTTATCGAACAACTGGGTGGCGATAAGCTCTGCTTGACGGTTGATTTCCAATGCCAGTGTGTAGCTATGGGTTCGGATGCCGCGACTCTGCGGGAAATAGGCAATCACTTCGCCTAAGGCGTTTTTCTCCCCATCTTGATTGCGTAAATAAAGTGCGCAGTCTGGTGAAGCAGGATGAGCGAGTGGTTGGTTAATCACGCAAGAGAGATCGCGACCATCTATCGAAAGAGGATCCGCCATCGTAACGCCAAGTAAGCCCAAGATGGTCGGCATAATATCAGGGCTGCTGAGCAAGGTTTGGCTGATGGTCGATTGCTGCTGGTGGCCTGTTTTAATCACAAAAGGCACGCGTAGTGCTTCATCGTAAATGACGTTTTTCGCATCGCTGAGGCTGTGGCTACACAAGGTTTCACCGTGATCACTGGTAAACACGACCACGGTATTGTCCCATTCGCCGATCTCTTCGAGTGCCTGAAAAATGCGCCCAATTTCTTTATCCACACCGCTGATGTTGGCGAAATAGTAACGCGCACTGTCGGCCTTGCTGGTTGAAGCATCGGCATTTTGGCGGACCAACAGTTCCTGATTGCTGGCAGCCTGATATAAAGCGAGGTCACTCTCGCGGCAATCATCAACACTGTTATACGGGCTGTGTGGCGGATTCATGGACACAAAAAGCGCGAAGGGCTTCTGTGCATCCCGCTCGCCATGCTGATTAAGTAGATACGCGATCGCTTTATCCGCCTCATGCTCGGCCGACCATGTTTTGGGCTGATGGCGTTGACCCTGCGTGTCGTAATAGTGGGGATTGCGATGCTCATCAAAAGTGCCGTAGCCATACCAGTAATCAATGCGGTGTCGGCGTTCTGGCTCGGTATAGGAATCCCAAACCGGGAACTGTTCTTCTACATAGCAGCCCGGCTTATCAGGCGCATTGGGAGTTGGGTAATCGAGATGCCATTTACCGATGTAACCAATGTGATAACCCGCATGTGAGAGTACATCCGTAAAGCATTCTGCCTCAGTCGGCAAATTTGAGATGGGGCGTAAAGAGTGGCAGTTCAGTGGAACGCCACTTCTATTAGGATATTGCCCGGTGAACAAACTACCACGATGAGGGCTGCATAGTGGGCAATTGCTGACAGCATGAGTCAGCAAGGTGGCTTGCTGAATAAAATTGTCCAACACCGGAGTGAAAACGGGATCTGGCTCGCCAGAGCAAAAGGGGCGGTAAGCGGCGTGTTGCCAAATACTCAACGCCATCACGCGCCACTGATCGGGAAACACATAAAGTAAGTTTGGTTTTTTCATTGATCCCAATCGGGCAGAGTTGTTTAGAGCAAAATTCTATAATGGAACGCCATTTCGAATTTGTGATCAAATCGCTACCTAAAGAAAAAATGAAAAGATGTTTTGATAAAAATGGATAAAATCGATTGGGAAGATAATTTGTCCTGCCATTGCAGGGCCGGATGCCTACACTGGATTTTTATTGATGTCAGAACAACGGATTTTTACTCGCAAACCAACGGCAAAACGGCCATTTCATATCTTGGCAAAGCCGATTGGGCCTTTGTGCAATCTCGATTGTGCCTACTGTTTCTATCTCGATAAAACCCAGTATTACCCCGGACAAAATCGCTTTGATATGGATGATGCCCTGCTAGAAGCGCATGTGCGGAACTACATTGAAAGCCAGCCAGCAGGATGTCGTGAAGTGACTTTTGGCTGGCAGGGTGGCGAACCCACTTTGCGTGGTATCGATTTTTATCGTAAAGCGGTGGCCCAACAGCGCAAATACGCGAGGCCGGGAATGCACATTGTGAATACCTTACAAACCAATGGGGTACTCATTAATGAAGAATGGGCGCAATTTTTGGCCGACCATCAATTTTTGGTGGGCATCAGTCTGGATGGTGATGAAGAGCTGCACGATCACTTCCGTAAGACGCGCAGTGGGCAAGGCACTTACCAATCGGTAGTGAAAGGGCTGCGTTGTTTGCAGCGTTATCGAGTGGAATACAATGTGCTGACTGTGGTGCAAGCGCACAACGGAGACCATGGGACAAGGGTTTACCAGCATTTAGTTTCGCTTGGCGCTCAGTTCATTCAGTTTATTCCGGTGGTGGAAAGTATTGCGGGGGAAGGCATATCTTCACGCAGTGTGAGTGCTCAGCAGTTTGGCCAGTTTATGATTGATGTCTTTGAAGAGTGGCGTCAGCATCATATCGGGCAAGTTTTTGTCAGCCACTTTGATAATGCGTTGGGCATGAGCCTCGGTTTGCCTTCATCGATCTGTGTGCATGCCCAACGTTGCGGCGACAACTTGGCGGTTGAACACAATGGCGATGTGTACAGTTGTGACCACTTTGTTTTTCCTGAATTCAAACTGGGTAATCTGCGTGAACACGATTATCCCGACCTGATTGAAACCCCAATCCAACAGAGTTTTTCAGAACGTAAACCCATAGGCAGCCAGCTTCATTGCCAAGGGTGTCCGCAATGGGATTTATGCCATGGCGCATGTCCTGCACAACGCTTAAATGATCGAGGGGAGCTTTCGCTCACTGCGCCACATCATCTTTGTGCCGGCTATATACAGTTTTTCACTCACCTTCGCCCCTATTTGCGTGCGATGGGCAAATGCTTAAGGGCAGGAAAAACAGCGCAGCAGTACCAAGATTTTCTTGGTTAGTCGCCAACCTTTTTGGTTGTAGCCCTTTCATGGCAAGGGGCTGCGCCTTATTTTCCATCACGATGTTTGTCCTTGCTGGTGGCTATCTTTCATTGAGTGTTCATCGAAGAAACCAGTATCTGATACGTTCCATTGTGTGAAATCCATAAATGAAATGGCTTTTTAAATTAAACGAAATTTTCATGATGAAAATGTGATCGGGGTAATTAATCACTGTGATTTATGGGGATGAGTTTTGATCCAAATATCATAAATATAAAAAAGCGTTTCAAAAATATTTGTTTGTGCGATTAAATTAATTCAATAGAGCAGCAAATGTCATTCAGGAGTCAGCATGTGCATGCGGTTGAAAGACCTAATTCAGCAACCTAAACCATTTAATCGCCGCAGCAATGTTAATGATTTAACAAAGAAAATTGCGGATTTACAGCTTGCCGTTGTTGCGGGCTCGGTGAACTGGGATGCACAAGCTTATGGTGCTGCACACTATTCTGAACAGACGGCTCAAATCGAATATTACTGTCGTCTACTTTGGCTGGCGGTACCGGCGAAGACATTATGCCTAGAGCTAAATCAGCAGTTGGCGCAGAAAATCATGGAGGGAACCAACCCTCAGTCCCCCAATTATTGGCAGAAAGCCAAAGATTATGATCAACGAGTGGTGGAGATGTCGGCCATTGCGATGGCTTTAGTGGAAGCACCTGAAATCTATTGGTCTCCCTTTTCTTCGACTGAGCAGCAAAATTTGGCACTCTGGCTGCTATCTGTAAAGCATCTGACTTTACCGCCGAATAACTGGTATTGGTTCCGAGTGCTTATCCTCACCGCTTTGCAGAGTGTGGGTGTTCGGATTGAAGATTGCGAGTGCGAAAGTGACCTTAATGCGATTGCTCAGATGCAGTTAGAACAAGGTTGGTACAAAGATGGTAGTGACTCGGTGATGGATTATTACAATCCGCTCGCCTTTCAACTTTATGCATTGATGTATTGCCGCTGGAAGCCGCAATGTCCTCGTGTTCCCAATTTACTTAAGCAAGCGGTTCTGTTCGCTGAAACTTATGTGAATTGGTTTGGTA
This genomic window from Vibrio metoecus contains:
- a CDS encoding sulfatase family protein, whose product is MKKPNLLYVFPDQWRVMALSIWQHAAYRPFCSGEPDPVFTPVLDNFIQQATLLTHAVSNCPLCSPHRGSLFTGQYPNRSGVPLNCHSLRPISNLPTEAECFTDVLSHAGYHIGYIGKWHLDYPTPNAPDKPGCYVEEQFPVWDSYTEPERRHRIDYWYGYGTFDEHRNPHYYDTQGQRHQPKTWSAEHEADKAIAYLLNQHGERDAQKPFALFVSMNPPHSPYNSVDDCRESDLALYQAASNQELLVRQNADASTSKADSARYYFANISGVDKEIGRIFQALEEIGEWDNTVVVFTSDHGETLCSHSLSDAKNVIYDEALRVPFVIKTGHQQQSTISQTLLSSPDIMPTILGLLGVTMADPLSIDGRDLSCVINQPLAHPASPDCALYLRNQDGEKNALGEVIAYFPQSRGIRTHSYTLALEINRQAELIATQLFDNQTDPYQLTNLPFEPQDSFVKPLLQLMAEELHRIQDPWAEQGILASLLPYPVQSMKDNS
- a CDS encoding sulfatase family protein; this translates as MSNTQPNVIILYADDLGFGDLSCYGANHIPTPNLDQLAAEGLKFDQAYATAATCTPSRYSLLTGSYPWRNPDAAVLPGDAAQIITSDDATLANLFQEHGYATGIVGKWHLGLGNGELDFNQEIQGTPNDVGFDHSFIMAATNDRVPCVYIHNRQVANLDPNDPIEVTYDWDKAFPEVPNGRQNPELLDVMYDHGHDGTIINGISRIGHMRGGKSALWNDETMGEVFADKAISFIEQHQQQPFFLYYALHQPHVPRIPNPKFRGVTPHGVRGDVIVEMDWCIGKVLKKIDELGLKDNTLVIFSSDNGPVLNDGYKDQAIELNGQHRMAGPLRGGKYSLFEGGTRVPFIVRWPKQIASGQSSALFNQVDLYHSFAQLLNRPLTQTEAPDSQPLLDTLLGKDPIGRSDMVLEGMQYKKVFRNQRYAYIPAHDDDFVCQYTGNEKGNQSSPQLYDLKDDVGQITNLAEQMPDLVQELEQALNQAIQQPKTR
- a CDS encoding anaerobic sulfatase maturase → MSEQRIFTRKPTAKRPFHILAKPIGPLCNLDCAYCFYLDKTQYYPGQNRFDMDDALLEAHVRNYIESQPAGCREVTFGWQGGEPTLRGIDFYRKAVAQQRKYARPGMHIVNTLQTNGVLINEEWAQFLADHQFLVGISLDGDEELHDHFRKTRSGQGTYQSVVKGLRCLQRYRVEYNVLTVVQAHNGDHGTRVYQHLVSLGAQFIQFIPVVESIAGEGISSRSVSAQQFGQFMIDVFEEWRQHHIGQVFVSHFDNALGMSLGLPSSICVHAQRCGDNLAVEHNGDVYSCDHFVFPEFKLGNLREHDYPDLIETPIQQSFSERKPIGSQLHCQGCPQWDLCHGACPAQRLNDRGELSLTAPHHLCAGYIQFFTHLRPYLRAMGKCLRAGKTAQQYQDFLG